The following are encoded together in the Sandaracinaceae bacterium genome:
- the carB gene encoding carbamoyl-phosphate synthase large subunit: protein MPRRDDIKKILLIGSGPIVIGQACEFDYSGTQGSKALMEEGYEVILVNSNPATIMTDPQFATRTYIEPLVPSVLEAIIARERPDALLPTLGGQTALNLALALDAQGILAKYNVELIGAKVEAIRKGEERDLFKQAMEKIGVECARAWTARTYDEAIAAVEQLGFPVILRPSLTMGGTGGGIAYNREEFDRAIHWAFQMSPVHECLVEESLLGWKEFELEVIRDTKDNFIVVCTIENFDPMGVHTGDSITVAPAMTLTDREYQRMRNAARDIIREIGVETGGSNIQFSLNPADGRLIVIEMNPRVSRSSALASKATGYPIAKIAAKLAVGYRLDELRNDITGTSAAFEPTIDYVVTKVPRFAFEKFAGADPRLTTQMKSVGEAMAIGKTFKESIQKAARSLETGHDGLDSLIGKLDYRDLAAEMRELANAGEARSANPGAVRDELPPATESELRDAILEVIRTPLAERLFYVCDAMRVGLSVDAIHNATKIDVWFLTQLREIIDGEEEITASAGTPVSTEAWERWKTLGFSDTRIAKLRGEPADDTRAARKASGVKPIFARVDTCAAEFQSLTPYLYSTYGQGSEATPTKNRKIMILGGGPNRIGQGIEFDYCCVHASFALKEVGCETIMVNCNPETVSTDYDTSDRLYFEPLTFEDVMHIIEEERPDGVIVQFGGQTPLKLAVPLSKAGVPILGTSADAIDRAEDRERFEELLTKLGLQRPEGGIATGMQQAFDIAERIGYPVVVRPSYVLGGRAMEICHSPTELRRYFQVALEAIRDADTQTILVDKFLRDAIEVDVDAICDGKLVVIGGVMQHIEEAGIHSGDSSQVLPAHSLPPDVLATIRASTRALALEIGVIGLMNVQFAVRGTDVFIIEVNPRASRTVPFISKAIGVPLAQLAAKVMAGATLEELGYTREIVPEYVAVKESVFPFVKFPGVDTILTPEMRSTGEVMGIAKTFPEAFLKALMSAKTELPDAGKVFISVRDADKAGAATLGQKLVELGFEIVATSGTREVLTRAGVPSEFAPKVGEARPNIVDRLRNGEIDMVFNTTEGAQAIRDSRSMRRQTLMSEVPYFTTIAAASAAVTAIEARRTTPLTVRSIQEYHEQTAPRGKTLVPPAE from the coding sequence ATGCCGCGCCGCGACGACATCAAGAAGATCCTCCTCATTGGCTCCGGACCGATCGTCATCGGTCAGGCTTGTGAGTTCGACTACTCCGGAACCCAGGGCAGCAAGGCCCTGATGGAGGAGGGCTACGAGGTCATCCTGGTGAACTCGAACCCCGCCACCATCATGACGGACCCGCAGTTCGCCACGCGCACGTACATCGAGCCGCTGGTGCCCTCGGTGCTGGAAGCCATCATCGCGCGCGAGCGGCCCGACGCCCTGCTGCCCACGTTGGGTGGCCAGACGGCGCTCAACCTGGCGCTCGCGCTGGACGCCCAGGGCATCCTCGCCAAGTACAACGTCGAGCTGATCGGCGCCAAGGTCGAGGCCATTCGCAAGGGCGAGGAGCGCGACCTCTTCAAGCAGGCCATGGAGAAGATCGGCGTGGAGTGCGCCCGCGCCTGGACGGCCCGCACCTATGACGAAGCCATCGCCGCCGTGGAGCAGCTGGGCTTCCCCGTCATCCTGCGTCCGTCGCTCACCATGGGCGGCACGGGCGGCGGCATCGCCTACAACCGCGAGGAGTTCGACCGCGCCATCCACTGGGCCTTCCAGATGAGCCCGGTGCACGAGTGCTTGGTGGAGGAGAGCCTGCTGGGCTGGAAGGAGTTCGAGCTCGAGGTCATCCGCGACACGAAGGACAACTTCATCGTCGTCTGCACCATCGAGAACTTCGACCCGATGGGCGTGCACACGGGCGACTCCATCACCGTGGCGCCGGCCATGACGCTCACCGACCGCGAGTACCAGCGCATGCGCAACGCGGCGCGCGACATCATCCGCGAGATCGGCGTGGAGACGGGCGGCAGCAACATCCAGTTCTCGCTCAACCCGGCCGATGGGCGCCTGATCGTCATCGAGATGAACCCGCGCGTCTCGCGCAGCTCCGCGCTGGCGTCCAAGGCCACGGGCTACCCCATCGCCAAGATCGCCGCGAAGCTGGCCGTGGGCTACCGCCTGGACGAGCTGCGGAACGACATCACGGGGACCAGCGCGGCCTTCGAGCCCACCATCGACTACGTGGTCACCAAGGTGCCGCGGTTCGCGTTCGAGAAGTTCGCGGGGGCCGACCCGCGCCTGACCACGCAGATGAAGTCCGTGGGCGAGGCCATGGCCATCGGCAAGACCTTCAAGGAGTCCATCCAGAAGGCGGCGCGCTCGCTGGAGACGGGCCACGACGGCCTCGACTCGCTGATTGGCAAGCTGGACTACCGCGACCTGGCGGCCGAGATGCGCGAGCTGGCCAACGCTGGCGAGGCGCGCAGCGCCAACCCCGGGGCCGTGCGCGACGAGCTGCCGCCCGCCACCGAGAGCGAGCTGCGCGACGCCATCCTCGAGGTCATCCGTACACCCCTGGCCGAGCGCCTGTTCTACGTGTGCGACGCCATGCGCGTGGGCCTGAGCGTCGACGCCATCCACAACGCCACCAAGATCGACGTGTGGTTCCTCACGCAGCTGCGCGAGATCATCGACGGCGAAGAGGAGATCACCGCGAGCGCAGGCACGCCCGTGAGCACCGAGGCCTGGGAGCGCTGGAAGACGCTGGGCTTCAGCGACACGCGCATCGCCAAGCTGCGCGGTGAGCCGGCCGACGACACCCGCGCGGCCCGCAAGGCCTCGGGCGTGAAGCCCATCTTCGCGCGCGTGGACACCTGCGCGGCCGAGTTCCAGTCGCTCACGCCGTACCTCTACTCCACCTACGGGCAGGGCTCGGAGGCCACGCCCACCAAGAACCGCAAGATCATGATCCTGGGCGGCGGTCCCAACCGCATCGGCCAGGGCATCGAGTTCGACTACTGCTGCGTGCACGCGTCGTTCGCGCTCAAGGAAGTGGGCTGCGAGACCATCATGGTCAACTGCAACCCCGAGACGGTCTCCACCGACTACGACACGTCCGACCGCCTCTACTTCGAGCCGCTCACCTTCGAAGATGTCATGCACATCATCGAGGAGGAGCGCCCCGACGGCGTCATCGTGCAGTTCGGCGGGCAGACGCCGCTCAAGCTGGCCGTGCCCCTCTCGAAGGCGGGCGTGCCCATCCTCGGCACCTCGGCCGACGCCATCGACCGCGCCGAGGACCGCGAGCGCTTCGAGGAGCTGCTCACCAAGCTCGGCCTGCAGCGCCCCGAGGGCGGCATCGCCACCGGCATGCAGCAGGCCTTCGACATCGCCGAGCGCATTGGCTACCCCGTGGTGGTGCGCCCCAGCTACGTGCTGGGTGGTCGCGCCATGGAGATCTGCCACTCGCCCACCGAGCTGCGGCGCTACTTCCAGGTGGCCCTCGAGGCCATCCGCGATGCCGACACGCAGACCATCCTGGTGGACAAGTTCCTGCGCGACGCCATCGAGGTGGACGTGGACGCCATCTGCGACGGCAAGCTGGTGGTCATCGGCGGCGTCATGCAGCACATCGAGGAGGCCGGTATCCACTCCGGTGACTCGTCGCAGGTGCTGCCGGCGCACTCGCTGCCGCCCGATGTGCTGGCCACCATCCGCGCCTCCACGCGAGCGCTGGCGCTGGAGATCGGCGTCATCGGCCTGATGAACGTGCAGTTCGCGGTGCGCGGCACCGACGTGTTCATCATCGAGGTGAACCCGCGCGCGTCCCGCACGGTGCCCTTCATCTCGAAGGCCATCGGCGTGCCCCTCGCGCAGCTGGCCGCCAAGGTCATGGCCGGCGCCACGCTCGAAGAGCTGGGCTACACGCGTGAGATCGTGCCCGAGTACGTGGCCGTGAAGGAGTCGGTCTTCCCGTTCGTGAAGTTCCCGGGCGTGGACACCATCCTCACCCCCGAGATGCGCTCCACGGGCGAGGTCATGGGCATCGCCAAGACCTTCCCAGAGGCCTTCTTGAAGGCGCTCATGAGCGCCAAGACCGAGCTGCCCGACGCGGGCAAGGTCTTCATCAGCGTGCGCGACGCGGACAAGGCTGGCGCCGCGACGCTCGGTCAGAAGCTGGTGGAGCTGGGCTTCGAGATCGTGGCCACCAGCGGAACGCGCGAAGTCTTGACGCGCGCCGGGGTGCCCTCGGAGTTCGCACCGAAGGTGGGTGAGGCCCGCCCGAACATCGTGGACCGCCTGCGCAACGGCGAGATCGACATGGTGTTCAACACCACGGAGGGCGCACAGGCCATCCGCGACAGCCGCTCCATGCGGCGTCAGACGCTGATGAGCGAGGTGCCGTACTTCACCACCATCGCCGCCGCGAGCGCCGCCGTCACGGCCATCGAGGCCCGCCGGACCACCCCGCTGACCGTTCGTTCCATTCAGGAGTACCACGAGCAGACGGCCCCCCGGGGCAAGACGCTGGTGCCGCCCGCGGAATGA
- a CDS encoding sulfite exporter TauE/SafE family protein, producing MELLTLDPLTLAFALAVTVIAATVQGTVGFGFGIVSVPVLLLVDPRLAPMPQLCVGLPLSFLMLYRERQHADLRSVAFMTLGRFPGTAVGMLLITVPEAARNGIIGTITLVAVALLSTSRKVARNRRTESAAGFFSGAADYLSAMGGPPLALLYKDDNGPTVRASLALAFAVGSITTLAGRLGRSDFTALDLWLGLFLLAPTVTGLWLSRFLMGRVEGRPLRLSILTISGACAVALLAKSLF from the coding sequence GTGGAGCTGCTGACCCTCGACCCGCTGACGCTCGCGTTCGCGCTCGCCGTGACCGTGATCGCGGCGACGGTGCAGGGCACTGTGGGCTTTGGCTTCGGCATCGTCAGCGTGCCCGTGCTGCTGCTGGTGGACCCACGGCTCGCCCCCATGCCACAGCTCTGCGTGGGGTTGCCTCTGAGCTTCCTGATGCTCTACCGCGAGCGCCAGCACGCCGACTTGCGCAGCGTAGCCTTCATGACCCTGGGACGCTTCCCGGGCACCGCCGTCGGCATGCTGCTCATCACGGTGCCGGAAGCCGCGCGCAACGGCATCATCGGCACGATTACCCTGGTGGCGGTGGCGCTGCTGTCCACGTCGCGCAAGGTCGCGCGCAATCGGCGCACAGAGTCGGCCGCCGGTTTCTTCAGTGGCGCGGCAGACTACCTGTCGGCGATGGGCGGCCCGCCGCTGGCCCTCCTCTACAAAGACGACAACGGCCCCACGGTGCGCGCGAGCTTGGCGCTGGCGTTCGCGGTAGGCAGCATCACCACGTTGGCCGGCCGCTTAGGCCGCAGCGACTTCACCGCGCTCGACCTGTGGCTGGGGCTCTTCCTCTTGGCGCCCACCGTGACCGGCCTGTGGCTCAGCCGCTTCTTGATGGGCCGCGTGGAAGGACGCCCGCTGCGCCTCTCCATCTTGACCATCTCGGGGGCCTGCGCCGTGGCGCTGCTGGCCAAGTCGCTGTTCTAG
- a CDS encoding TlpA family protein disulfide reductase: MSQRVNLLGRGPSERLMRRTLAALGALSLIAALLLSPHAALALRNGQAAPEIGLTDQAGQRVDLASLRGKVVLVDFWASWCGPCREELPVLERLYQAHRAAGLVVVGVNVDQQASNMTRFLERQPLTFPVVHDAQHAVAGRYEPTTMPSSYLIDRAGVVRHVHRGFRASDAATLEAEIRALLQAP, encoded by the coding sequence ATGAGTCAGCGCGTGAATCTTCTCGGGCGCGGGCCGTCCGAGCGGCTCATGCGACGGACCCTTGCTGCGCTCGGCGCGCTCAGCCTCATCGCGGCGCTGCTGCTCTCCCCCCACGCGGCGCTCGCGCTGCGCAACGGCCAAGCGGCCCCCGAGATTGGCCTCACCGACCAAGCGGGCCAGCGGGTAGACCTGGCCAGCCTGCGCGGCAAGGTGGTGCTGGTGGACTTCTGGGCCTCGTGGTGCGGCCCCTGCCGCGAAGAGCTGCCCGTGCTGGAGCGTCTCTACCAGGCGCACCGCGCCGCCGGCTTGGTGGTGGTGGGCGTCAACGTGGACCAGCAGGCCTCCAACATGACCCGCTTCCTCGAGCGGCAGCCGCTCACGTTCCCGGTGGTGCACGATGCGCAGCACGCGGTGGCGGGGCGTTACGAGCCCACCACCATGCCCTCGTCGTATCTCATCGATCGCGCCGGCGTGGTGCGCCACGTGCATCGTGGCTTTCGGGCCTCGGACGCCGCCACGCTCGAAGCCGAGATTCGCGCCTTGCTACAAGCGCCCTGA
- a CDS encoding NifU family protein produces the protein MKERVQTVIDEVLRPLLEADGGGVDLLHVGPTRVSLRLRGKAAYSVGGRYIRTLVIEPLLRKASGVPDLEVVLEDEVTRPRSLEMDASEVMREIEEQEARDRAGS, from the coding sequence ATGAAGGAGCGCGTCCAGACCGTGATTGACGAAGTGCTGCGGCCGCTCCTCGAGGCGGACGGCGGCGGCGTCGACCTGCTGCACGTGGGGCCCACGCGGGTGAGCCTGCGTCTGCGCGGCAAGGCGGCCTACAGCGTGGGCGGGCGCTACATCCGCACGCTGGTCATCGAGCCGCTGCTCCGCAAGGCGTCCGGTGTGCCCGACCTCGAGGTGGTCTTGGAAGACGAGGTCACGCGGCCCCGGTCGCTCGAGATGGACGCCAGCGAAGTCATGCGCGAGATCGAAGAGCAGGAAGCACGCGACCGCGCAGGCTCCTGA